A genome region from Flavobacterium sp. CFS9 includes the following:
- a CDS encoding SusC/RagA family TonB-linked outer membrane protein produces MKKLLSRKFYFLPLLLCLWLPNINFAQANQAQKTISGKVTDDKNNTLPGVSISIKDSKYNAATDIDGNYTLVYSSSLVNPVIVFSYMGFIEKSEAVNNRGELNITMQEETNKLNEVVVIGYGSQKKSNVTGAISTVKKESLETRATTSPSEALQGLVAGVNVQKSGGVAGASVSVKIRGVNTFGATEPLYIIDGFQGDINTINPTNIESMEVLKDGAAAAIYGSVAANGVIIVTTKNGQKEGVKIDFSSFLSITNPSKTLDLLDADGYRTVHKRMYDEYNKYAASPKALPAYITAPSDVNTDWQDEVFRSGFTQNYGLGVQGRQGDFKFALYGNFVKQKGIIIDNQFGSQTGSARVSFKKSIFDIDGKMAYIGTQNALPNFQLKEVYTMSPLVPVYDDNEQYGYGLTNKNGLPAGTNPVAEEHFRKSNNVGQDITANIAATANIAPWFKYKLAYSYRVKNNQQTAHFPPFIANPKEVHLYPSQRELRTTWNEQILDNIITIDKTFGKHVFGLMLGNTFNSQASNWNDITVEGKTTDYTVENGQLVSIDRPSGFLDPGFETIGAGRGGTYTADGSKFQYNRVSFFGRLNYSYNDRYLLQMTVRRDGSSKFGADSRWGTFPSIALGWKIEQEDFFPKDIFISTLKLRASWGQLGNEAALGYYSANTLINTGNKLGSGYVQGVGSNPWPGSIAVALENRNLQWETTDSKNIGIDYTLLKGKISGSMNYYHNVTDNLLITKKLAPSAGVDDPILNVGKISNSGFEFEVNYRDQVNEFKYNAGLNFTTLKNKVISLANEGQTIYGEGLKFGDEHFPTQARVGSPISGFYLYKTDGIFQSVEEVNAHNKNGVLLQPNAKPGDIRFKDINGDGVIDDNDKAYSGTGLPKVEVNLTLGASYKGFDFSALIGSGWGNKLYNGNRYFYESMSSGTNMLASTLNSWTPDNRSDIPRAVLQDPNGNSRESDRFLESGNFIRMRQLQFGYTIPSKMLGKAKIDKLRIYISAENLFTITNYSGIDPEFSRSSVLNTGIDRFVYPFTRSFVSGIQYIF; encoded by the coding sequence ATGAAAAAACTACTCAGTAGGAAGTTCTATTTTCTTCCTTTATTGTTATGCTTGTGGTTGCCAAACATCAATTTTGCGCAAGCAAATCAAGCACAAAAGACCATTTCCGGAAAAGTTACTGATGATAAAAACAATACGCTGCCGGGTGTGAGTATTTCGATTAAAGATTCTAAATACAATGCTGCAACAGATATTGACGGAAATTATACTTTGGTGTATTCATCAAGTCTTGTGAATCCGGTTATCGTTTTCTCTTATATGGGATTTATAGAGAAAAGTGAGGCTGTAAACAACCGTGGTGAACTTAATATTACCATGCAGGAAGAAACCAATAAACTGAATGAAGTAGTCGTTATTGGTTATGGTTCTCAGAAGAAAAGCAACGTTACGGGAGCTATTTCTACTGTTAAAAAAGAAAGTTTAGAAACCAGAGCGACGACAAGTCCTTCTGAAGCACTTCAGGGCCTAGTAGCAGGGGTAAACGTGCAAAAAAGCGGTGGTGTGGCAGGAGCTTCTGTGAGCGTAAAAATCCGTGGGGTAAATACCTTTGGAGCTACAGAACCACTTTATATTATTGACGGATTCCAGGGAGATATTAATACGATAAATCCAACCAATATCGAATCGATGGAGGTATTGAAAGACGGTGCTGCGGCTGCTATTTACGGATCTGTTGCTGCAAATGGGGTTATTATCGTAACCACTAAAAATGGACAAAAAGAAGGTGTAAAAATAGATTTCAGCTCTTTTTTAAGTATCACCAATCCATCGAAAACATTAGATTTATTAGATGCTGACGGATATCGTACGGTTCATAAAAGAATGTACGATGAGTACAATAAGTATGCGGCTTCACCAAAAGCACTTCCGGCTTATATAACAGCTCCGTCTGATGTTAATACCGACTGGCAGGATGAAGTTTTCCGTTCCGGATTTACACAAAACTACGGTTTGGGAGTTCAGGGAAGACAAGGAGATTTTAAGTTTGCTTTATACGGAAACTTTGTAAAGCAAAAAGGAATTATTATCGACAATCAATTTGGTTCTCAAACAGGAAGTGCAAGGGTAAGTTTCAAAAAATCGATTTTTGATATTGATGGAAAAATGGCTTATATCGGAACGCAAAATGCATTGCCTAACTTTCAGTTGAAAGAAGTTTATACAATGTCTCCGTTAGTTCCGGTTTATGACGATAATGAGCAATACGGTTATGGATTGACTAATAAAAATGGTTTGCCGGCCGGAACGAACCCGGTTGCCGAAGAGCATTTTAGAAAAAGTAATAATGTAGGGCAGGATATTACAGCTAATATTGCTGCAACGGCTAATATTGCACCTTGGTTCAAATATAAATTGGCCTATTCTTATCGTGTGAAAAATAACCAGCAAACCGCTCATTTTCCCCCATTTATTGCTAATCCAAAAGAGGTTCACCTTTATCCGTCACAACGAGAATTGAGAACAACCTGGAACGAGCAAATATTAGATAACATTATTACAATTGACAAAACTTTTGGAAAACATGTTTTTGGTTTAATGCTGGGTAATACTTTTAACAGTCAGGCTTCTAACTGGAATGACATAACTGTTGAAGGAAAAACAACTGATTATACTGTAGAAAATGGACAATTGGTTTCGATTGACCGTCCATCAGGATTTCTTGACCCTGGTTTTGAAACAATCGGAGCCGGAAGAGGGGGGACTTATACTGCAGACGGTTCAAAGTTTCAATACAATCGTGTTTCATTCTTTGGAAGGTTAAATTATTCGTATAATGATCGTTATTTATTGCAAATGACGGTTAGAAGAGACGGTTCTTCTAAGTTTGGAGCTGACAGCCGTTGGGGAACTTTCCCATCGATTGCATTAGGATGGAAAATCGAGCAGGAAGATTTTTTCCCGAAAGATATTTTTATCTCTACTTTAAAACTACGTGCCAGCTGGGGGCAATTGGGTAACGAAGCCGCTTTAGGATACTATTCTGCTAATACCTTAATTAATACAGGTAACAAGCTAGGTTCAGGTTATGTACAGGGAGTTGGAAGTAATCCTTGGCCGGGAAGTATCGCAGTAGCATTAGAAAACAGAAACTTACAGTGGGAAACTACAGATTCTAAAAATATTGGTATTGATTATACTCTTTTAAAAGGGAAAATCAGCGGTTCGATGAACTACTATCACAATGTGACGGATAATTTGCTGATTACGAAAAAACTGGCTCCATCTGCCGGAGTTGATGATCCGATTCTTAACGTAGGTAAAATTAGCAACAGCGGTTTTGAATTTGAAGTAAATTACCGTGATCAGGTTAATGAATTTAAATACAATGCAGGTTTGAATTTTACGACTCTTAAAAACAAAGTAATATCATTAGCAAATGAAGGTCAGACCATTTATGGTGAAGGATTAAAGTTTGGTGACGAACATTTTCCAACTCAGGCACGTGTAGGAAGTCCAATTAGTGGATTCTATTTGTACAAAACAGATGGCATTTTTCAATCGGTTGAAGAGGTAAATGCTCATAATAAAAATGGTGTTTTATTACAGCCAAATGCAAAGCCGGGTGATATTCGTTTTAAAGATATAAACGGAGACGGAGTTATTGACGATAACGATAAAGCTTATTCAGGAACAGGATTGCCAAAAGTTGAGGTTAACCTTACTTTAGGAGCCAGCTACAAAGGATTTGATTTCTCAGCATTGATTGGAAGCGGCTGGGGGAATAAATTGTACAACGGAAACCGTTATTTTTACGAGTCTATGAGTTCAGGAACTAACATGTTAGCTTCAACATTAAATTCGTGGACACCGGATAACCGTAGTGATATCCCAAGAGCTGTATTGCAGGATCCTAATGGAAACAGCCGTGAGTCTGATCGTTTTCTGGAAAGTGGAAATTTTATAAGAATGCGTCAATTGCAGTTTGGATATACGATACCAAGCAAAATGTTAGGCAAAGCAAAAATAGACAAGCTTAGAATTTATATCAGTGCAGAGAATTTATTTACGATCACCAATTATTCAGGTATTGATCCTGAGTTTTCACGTAGTTCTGTACTTAATACCGGTATTGATCGTTTTGTGTATCCATTTACAAGATCGTTTGTATCGGGTATTCAGTATATATTTTAA
- a CDS encoding beta-galactosidase — protein sequence MFKHNRSFTKIVATALLIAGCTTTTVFSQSKKTTATEKKDPQRFFSKPDLMQIGVYYYPEQWPREQWERDLKNIKKLGFEFTHFAEFAWTYMEPEEGKYDFKWLDDALAIAEKEGLKVILCTPTPTPPAWMGEKYPEIYLVDASGRRREHGNRANQSVSNEKYRAFVEKIVTELGKRYGKNKNIMGWQVDNEPGAPDDFSPSAQKGFQKWLKAKYGTIEKLNAEWLGSFWSIRYNNFEQIAIPNAEIYFEDKLSPHAVLDFKRFTADSQAEYLNLQAETLRKYVDPKQWITTNYTNVVYGADPRRTDKIDFATYTMYPVSGRNQLGGQNFRMGHPNKISEANDYYRSINGITGVMEMQPGQVNWASINPQLLPGTVHMWISQAFGGGCSFTCTYRYRHPLGSSEMYHDGIVGTDGVTLTTGGKEFVQSIEDMKLLRKEYNPKAVLPAELAKRKTGFLWSHENLWDLENQKQTEFWSTWRHRNTYTSAVKSTGAPMDFITEEDDFSAYPFIVAPAYQLIDQKLVDKWTKYVENGGNLILSCRTGQKDKNGHFFETKWSGPIVPLIGADVDFFDMLVADVNGTISAGSNTYKWNTWADVLSPKPGTEVLATYADQFYKGKAAAITRKLGKGTVTYIGAESKDGDLERQVVRSVYERAKIAIEDLPKGVFVEWRDGFFTGVNYTNEPINLSIPQGSKILVGQNPLQPAQAIIWK from the coding sequence ATGTTCAAGCACAACAGATCATTTACCAAAATAGTTGCAACGGCTCTGCTTATTGCGGGCTGTACTACAACAACCGTTTTTTCTCAAAGTAAAAAAACAACAGCTACAGAAAAGAAAGATCCACAGCGTTTTTTTTCAAAACCTGATTTAATGCAGATCGGTGTTTATTATTATCCGGAGCAATGGCCAAGAGAGCAATGGGAACGCGATTTAAAAAACATCAAAAAACTGGGATTCGAGTTTACGCATTTTGCCGAATTTGCCTGGACTTATATGGAACCGGAAGAAGGGAAGTATGATTTTAAATGGCTGGATGACGCTTTGGCAATAGCTGAAAAAGAAGGTTTAAAAGTCATTCTTTGTACACCAACGCCAACCCCTCCGGCATGGATGGGGGAAAAGTATCCTGAAATTTATTTGGTAGATGCAAGCGGACGCCGCAGAGAGCATGGAAACAGAGCCAATCAATCGGTTTCTAATGAGAAGTACAGAGCATTTGTTGAAAAGATTGTGACTGAACTTGGAAAAAGATACGGGAAGAATAAAAACATTATGGGCTGGCAAGTGGATAACGAACCGGGAGCACCGGATGATTTTAGTCCGTCTGCACAAAAAGGATTTCAAAAATGGTTAAAAGCCAAATACGGTACAATCGAAAAATTGAATGCCGAGTGGCTGGGAAGTTTTTGGAGTATTCGCTATAACAACTTCGAACAGATTGCGATTCCAAATGCAGAAATTTATTTTGAAGACAAATTGAGCCCGCACGCAGTATTAGATTTCAAAAGATTCACTGCAGATTCACAAGCTGAATATTTGAATCTACAGGCTGAAACACTTCGAAAATATGTTGATCCAAAACAATGGATTACGACCAATTATACGAATGTAGTTTATGGCGCAGACCCAAGAAGAACTGATAAGATAGATTTTGCTACCTATACGATGTATCCCGTTAGTGGCAGGAATCAATTAGGAGGTCAGAATTTTAGAATGGGACATCCGAATAAAATATCGGAAGCCAATGATTATTACAGATCTATCAATGGGATAACAGGAGTTATGGAAATGCAGCCGGGACAAGTAAACTGGGCGAGTATTAATCCGCAATTGCTTCCGGGAACTGTTCATATGTGGATTTCACAAGCTTTTGGTGGAGGATGTTCTTTCACCTGCACCTACCGATACAGACATCCACTGGGAAGCAGTGAAATGTACCACGACGGAATTGTAGGTACCGATGGTGTAACATTGACTACAGGAGGAAAAGAGTTTGTACAATCGATCGAAGATATGAAACTGCTTCGAAAAGAATACAATCCAAAAGCAGTACTTCCGGCAGAATTGGCCAAAAGAAAAACAGGATTTTTATGGAGTCATGAGAATCTGTGGGATTTGGAAAACCAAAAACAAACGGAGTTTTGGAGTACATGGAGACACCGAAATACCTATACTTCAGCAGTAAAATCGACTGGCGCACCAATGGATTTTATTACAGAAGAGGATGATTTTTCGGCATATCCTTTTATTGTGGCTCCGGCCTATCAGCTGATTGATCAGAAACTGGTTGACAAATGGACTAAATATGTAGAGAACGGTGGTAACCTGATTTTGTCCTGCCGTACCGGTCAGAAAGACAAAAATGGACATTTCTTTGAGACGAAATGGAGTGGGCCAATCGTTCCGTTGATTGGTGCTGATGTGGACTTTTTTGATATGTTGGTAGCGGATGTAAACGGAACCATTAGTGCGGGAAGCAATACGTACAAATGGAATACCTGGGCAGATGTTTTAAGTCCGAAACCGGGAACAGAAGTTTTGGCAACCTATGCCGATCAGTTTTACAAAGGAAAAGCGGCAGCAATTACCAGAAAACTTGGAAAAGGAACGGTTACATATATTGGAGCAGAAAGTAAAGACGGTGATCTGGAAAGACAAGTGGTAAGATCGGTTTACGAACGTGCCAAAATCGCTATCGAAGATTTACCAAAAGGTGTATTTGTAGAATGGAGAGACGGGTTCTTTACAGGAGTAAATTACACTAATGAGCCTATAAATTTATCAATCCCACAGGGAAGTAAAATTTTGGTAGGACAAAATCCTTTACAACCGGCTCAGGCTATTATTTGGAAATAA
- a CDS encoding trehalase family glycosidase, whose product MRKREILFILASFFIVQSGWSQKKYPNLEAAQNSINYKGNPINATDRKSLAFSDKGAWFGFGFFEPSAVEAGFSGPFLMTEQNGVWLSPSFVSLQLTDENKKEAIQWKSTLVKQNSYNSHLEQEFKNEKLTVKQQLVYLSGHSALQRTSITNTSGKTVTLFPSYHSTLFLNDLQLSKEGKKLKIVSSKSTATGYIQFLNSTPEIEITNQGYKAQTEKLILKPNETKEIVVSQTFIFSQYSWKTENESIAKSAFNTILNNTQKEKETQLTQLIARKKNIYKEVVYSNLIAKLLLTLQNNTRIAAEGLKHGGLFPSYNYEWFHGFWAWDSWKHAVAVANYDSELAKDQMRALFDYQEPNGFIPDCIYRNNLLEENNYRNTKAPLAAWAIWKIYEKSKDVNFIKEFYPKLKLYHNWWYKERDHDQDGLCEFGSTDGTVIAAKWESGMDNAVRFDDSKILKNGEKAFSLDQESVDLNSFLYAEKNYLGKMAAVLKLTEEAKKYKEESAVLKVKIQNQFWDVATGWFYDTTIDGKTLIKAMGCEGYLPVWAEVATAEQAQLAKQNMLDTASLNTFVPLPTLAANHPKFKPNNGYWRGPVWVDQSYFGINGLEKYGYVKEANELAHKLISNAEGVLDKGTSIRENYQPITGRGLEAYNFSWSASHYLMLLLEDK is encoded by the coding sequence ATGAGAAAAAGGGAAATACTTTTTATTCTTGCGTCCTTTTTTATAGTTCAATCAGGCTGGTCTCAAAAGAAATATCCCAATTTAGAAGCGGCCCAAAACAGCATCAACTATAAAGGTAACCCGATAAATGCCACTGATCGAAAATCACTGGCGTTTTCAGATAAAGGGGCTTGGTTTGGGTTTGGATTTTTTGAACCATCAGCAGTGGAGGCTGGATTTTCCGGACCTTTTCTAATGACAGAACAAAACGGTGTCTGGTTAAGTCCTTCGTTTGTTTCTTTACAGCTTACGGATGAAAACAAAAAAGAAGCCATTCAGTGGAAAAGTACACTGGTGAAGCAAAATAGTTACAACAGTCATCTGGAACAGGAATTTAAGAACGAAAAGCTAACAGTAAAACAACAGTTGGTTTATCTATCCGGTCATTCGGCTTTACAAAGAACAAGTATTACGAACACATCAGGCAAAACGGTAACACTTTTTCCGTCCTATCATTCAACACTTTTTTTAAATGATTTACAGCTTTCAAAAGAAGGTAAAAAGTTAAAAATTGTTTCATCAAAAAGCACAGCAACAGGTTACATTCAGTTTTTGAATAGTACGCCTGAAATTGAAATTACGAATCAGGGCTACAAAGCTCAGACAGAGAAACTGATTCTAAAACCAAATGAAACTAAAGAAATAGTGGTTTCACAAACCTTTATTTTTTCTCAGTATTCCTGGAAAACAGAAAATGAGAGCATTGCTAAATCGGCATTCAATACTATTCTGAACAACACACAAAAAGAAAAAGAAACTCAACTGACGCAATTAATTGCCAGAAAGAAAAATATTTACAAAGAGGTCGTTTACTCTAATTTGATTGCTAAACTGCTACTGACCTTACAAAACAATACCCGAATTGCTGCCGAAGGCTTGAAACACGGTGGACTTTTCCCAAGCTACAATTACGAATGGTTTCATGGTTTCTGGGCTTGGGATAGTTGGAAACATGCCGTTGCAGTTGCCAATTACGATTCAGAACTGGCAAAAGATCAGATGCGTGCTTTATTTGATTATCAGGAGCCAAACGGATTTATTCCGGATTGTATTTACAGAAACAATCTTCTAGAAGAAAACAATTACCGAAATACTAAAGCACCTCTTGCAGCATGGGCCATCTGGAAGATTTATGAAAAATCAAAAGACGTTAATTTCATAAAAGAGTTTTATCCGAAGTTAAAATTATACCACAATTGGTGGTATAAAGAACGCGATCACGATCAGGATGGTTTGTGTGAATTTGGCTCAACTGATGGAACTGTGATTGCAGCCAAATGGGAAAGCGGAATGGACAATGCCGTTCGTTTTGACGATAGTAAAATTCTGAAAAATGGCGAAAAAGCCTTTTCGTTAGATCAGGAAAGTGTAGATTTAAATTCCTTTCTATATGCCGAGAAGAATTATTTAGGAAAGATGGCTGCTGTTTTAAAATTAACAGAAGAAGCCAAAAAATATAAAGAAGAAAGCGCTGTGTTGAAAGTTAAAATTCAAAATCAGTTTTGGGACGTTGCTACAGGTTGGTTTTACGATACGACTATCGATGGTAAAACGTTGATAAAAGCAATGGGCTGTGAAGGATATTTACCCGTTTGGGCTGAAGTAGCTACCGCTGAACAAGCTCAATTAGCCAAGCAAAACATGCTTGATACGGCCAGTCTGAACACTTTTGTTCCTTTACCAACACTGGCAGCCAATCATCCAAAATTCAAACCGAATAATGGGTATTGGAGAGGGCCGGTCTGGGTTGACCAAAGTTATTTTGGTATAAACGGACTGGAAAAGTACGGCTATGTGAAAGAAGCTAACGAACTGGCTCATAAATTAATTTCCAATGCCGAAGGAGTTTTGGACAAAGGGACTTCTATCAGAGAAAATTATCAACCTATTACAGGAAGAGGATTGGAAGCCTATAACTTTAGCTGGTCGGCCTCTCATTATTTAATGCTGCTTTTAGAAGATAAATAG
- a CDS encoding RagB/SusD family nutrient uptake outer membrane protein: MKKIFLLFSTIGLLTITSCSDYLEQQSPDQLTSENFWRNKADAESALAATYGQLECATNEWSFAEVKWPVEAYREDINELGSDALNYQNWVELSTFTYTNGNSQFTSYWKINYRGISNANQVIDKLPKVPASAITDADRKQIEAEARFLRAYFHMKLLLNWDKIYIRDKYVTKESDLNVPLSTRPEAWDFITKEFKAVADILPAKQTSDKTGRATSGAANSYLGFAYLTRAYEETAQKQAFLNEALTALNKVQGYELVKDYVSMFDGTTKNTKESIFELQFSETTANGAFYRNALHYWMAAGELGGWDEILPSPMLINEFKKEGKIATTGNYDTRFYSTIFFKDPYFNDANNPLVLGTTYDEKFEGKDKPVYRRYIPSTQDKMNQEFTAINIPLMRYANVLLMQAEALNELGRTGEAIPYINKVRERADMPAMTGTTAADVKAQIEHERIIEFPLENYRFYDLRRWGKTKAALDAVGRSGFDAAKNNFYPIPLTELQTN, encoded by the coding sequence ATGAAAAAGATATTTTTATTATTTTCCACTATAGGTTTGCTGACTATAACAAGCTGTAGTGATTATCTGGAGCAGCAATCTCCGGACCAATTGACCTCAGAGAATTTCTGGAGAAATAAAGCCGATGCCGAATCTGCTTTGGCTGCCACTTACGGACAGCTTGAATGTGCTACTAATGAATGGTCTTTTGCCGAAGTAAAATGGCCGGTAGAAGCCTATCGTGAAGACATAAACGAATTGGGAAGCGATGCTTTGAACTACCAAAACTGGGTTGAACTTTCAACTTTTACTTATACGAACGGAAATAGTCAGTTCACCAGTTATTGGAAAATTAATTACAGAGGAATCAGTAATGCCAATCAGGTGATTGATAAATTACCAAAGGTTCCGGCTTCTGCCATAACAGATGCTGACCGTAAACAAATTGAGGCGGAAGCCCGTTTTTTACGTGCCTATTTTCACATGAAGTTGCTTTTGAACTGGGATAAAATTTACATTAGAGATAAATATGTAACCAAAGAAAGTGATTTAAATGTTCCGTTATCAACAAGACCGGAGGCCTGGGATTTTATCACAAAAGAGTTTAAAGCGGTGGCAGACATACTTCCTGCAAAACAAACTTCTGATAAAACAGGACGTGCAACAAGCGGAGCAGCTAACAGCTACCTTGGATTTGCATATTTAACCAGAGCTTATGAAGAAACAGCTCAAAAGCAAGCTTTTTTAAACGAAGCGCTTACGGCATTGAATAAAGTTCAGGGCTATGAGTTAGTGAAGGATTATGTATCGATGTTTGACGGTACCACAAAAAATACCAAAGAGTCTATTTTTGAATTGCAATTCTCTGAAACCACTGCTAATGGTGCTTTCTACCGTAACGCTCTTCATTACTGGATGGCAGCGGGAGAACTTGGCGGATGGGATGAAATTTTGCCAAGCCCTATGTTGATAAATGAATTCAAAAAAGAAGGAAAAATTGCGACCACAGGAAATTATGACACGCGTTTTTATAGTACGATTTTCTTTAAAGATCCTTATTTTAATGATGCTAACAATCCTTTGGTATTAGGAACTACTTACGATGAAAAATTTGAAGGTAAAGACAAACCAGTGTACCGCAGATACATTCCTAGTACTCAGGACAAAATGAATCAGGAGTTTACGGCAATCAACATCCCTTTGATGCGATATGCGAATGTATTGTTGATGCAGGCTGAGGCACTGAACGAGTTAGGCCGTACCGGAGAAGCGATTCCGTATATCAATAAAGTTCGTGAAAGAGCAGATATGCCAGCTATGACCGGAACAACAGCAGCCGATGTAAAGGCTCAGATTGAACACGAAAGAATCATAGAATTTCCGTTAGAAAACTACCGTTTTTATGATTTACGTCGTTGGGGAAAAACGAAAGCGGCACTTGATGCAGTAGGACGCAGCGGTTTTGATGCAGCAAAAAACAATTTTTACCCAATTCCATTAACGGAATTACAAACCAATTAA
- a CDS encoding aldehyde dehydrogenase family protein, with protein MAVTELQFGIKEALSQLGIKEVNEGTSTGVNHFSGGEILESYSPVDGQLIAKVKTSTAGDYEKVMEAATTAFKQFRLMPAPQRGEIVRQFGEKLRVHKEALGKLVSYEMGKSLQEGYGEVQEMIDICDFAVGLSRQLHGLTMHSERPGHRMYEQYHSLGVVGIISAFNFPVAVWAWNTALAWICGDVCVWKPSEKTPVCAIACQNIISEVIKENNLPEGISGLINGDYTIGELLTKDTRVPLISATGSTRMGKIVAQVVAGRLGKSLLELGGNNAIIVTPDADIKMTVIGAVFGAVGTAGQRCTSTRRLIIHESIFDKVKDAIVAAYKQLRIGNPLDEKNHVGPLIDTQAVEMYQQALRKVVAEGGKILVEGGVLSGSGYESGCYVKPAIAEADNSFEIVQHETFAPVLYLLKYSGTVENAIAIQNGVAQGLSSAIMTNNLREAELFLSVTGSDCGIANVNIGTSGAEIGGAFGGEKETGGGRESGSDAWKVYMRRQTNTINYTTSLPLAQGIKFDL; from the coding sequence ATGGCAGTAACAGAATTACAATTCGGAATAAAGGAAGCTTTAAGCCAGTTGGGAATAAAAGAAGTTAATGAAGGAACTTCAACCGGAGTGAATCATTTTTCAGGAGGGGAAATTCTGGAGAGTTATTCTCCGGTAGACGGACAATTGATTGCAAAAGTTAAAACATCAACTGCTGGAGATTACGAAAAAGTAATGGAGGCTGCAACAACAGCTTTCAAGCAATTCAGACTAATGCCGGCACCACAGCGTGGAGAAATTGTGCGTCAGTTTGGGGAAAAGCTTCGCGTACATAAAGAGGCGTTAGGAAAATTAGTTTCTTACGAAATGGGGAAATCTTTACAGGAAGGTTATGGTGAAGTACAGGAAATGATTGATATCTGCGATTTTGCAGTTGGACTTTCCCGTCAGCTTCACGGATTAACCATGCATTCAGAACGTCCGGGGCATCGTATGTATGAACAGTACCATTCTTTGGGGGTGGTCGGAATTATTTCGGCTTTTAATTTTCCGGTGGCGGTTTGGGCCTGGAATACAGCTCTGGCCTGGATTTGTGGTGATGTTTGCGTTTGGAAACCTTCAGAGAAAACTCCTGTTTGTGCTATAGCTTGTCAAAATATTATAAGTGAAGTCATTAAAGAGAATAATTTACCGGAAGGTATTTCAGGTTTGATCAATGGTGACTATACCATTGGAGAGTTATTAACAAAAGATACACGTGTTCCTTTGATTTCGGCTACTGGTTCAACTCGCATGGGAAAAATTGTAGCGCAGGTAGTTGCAGGACGTTTAGGAAAATCATTATTGGAGTTGGGAGGAAACAATGCGATCATTGTAACTCCGGATGCTGATATTAAAATGACGGTTATTGGCGCTGTTTTTGGTGCCGTTGGAACAGCGGGACAAAGATGTACGTCGACACGCCGTTTAATCATTCACGAAAGTATATTCGACAAAGTAAAAGATGCAATAGTAGCTGCTTACAAGCAACTGCGCATCGGAAATCCGTTGGACGAAAAGAACCATGTTGGTCCATTGATCGATACTCAGGCTGTTGAAATGTACCAGCAGGCACTACGAAAAGTGGTAGCCGAAGGCGGAAAAATTTTGGTTGAAGGCGGTGTACTTTCAGGTTCGGGATACGAAAGCGGCTGTTATGTAAAACCTGCTATTGCAGAGGCTGATAATTCATTTGAAATTGTACAGCACGAAACTTTTGCTCCGGTTTTATATTTATTAAAATACTCTGGTACTGTCGAAAATGCAATCGCCATTCAAAACGGTGTAGCACAAGGCTTATCCTCAGCAATCATGACTAATAATTTGAGAGAAGCCGAATTATTTTTATCGGTTACAGGCTCTGACTGTGGTATTGCGAATGTTAACATCGGTACTTCCGGTGCTGAAATTGGCGGTGCTTTTGGCGGAGAAAAAGAAACAGGCGGTGGGAGAGAATCCGGCTCCGATGCCTGGAAAGTGTACATGCGCAGACAAACCAATACGATCAATTATACCACTAGTCTGCCATTGGCACAAGGAATAAAATTTGACTTATAA